The DNA sequence CGCGGACACGCCCTCCTCCAACCTCACCGACACCGACCGCTCAGAACCACTCCTCCCCGAACACCCCGCCTACGTCATCTACACCTCCGGCTCCACCGGCCGCCCCAAAGCCGTGGCGATCCCCCAGCGAGCCATAGCCAACCTCTTCGCCGCCCACAACGCCGCCCTGCACGAACCGGCCTCCACGGCGGTGGGCGGACGCCCTCTGAGGATCGGCCACGCCTGGCCCATCGCCTTCGACGCGTCCTGGCAGCCCATGCTGTGGATGTTCGCCGGACACGAGCTGCACATGGTGCCCGAGGACGTCCGCCGGGACCCCGCCGCCCTACGGGACTTCCTCAGCCGGCACGGCATCGAGTTCATCGAGCTGTCCCCGTCGCTGCTGGGCGAGCTGGTCGCTCAAGGGGGCGACTGGCAGGCCGAGTTGAAGGTGCTGGGCGTAGGCGGAGAGGCGGTCCCGCCGGACCTGTGGCGCACCCTGCGCGACACCGACGGACTCGCCGCGCACAACCTCTACGGCCCCACCGAGTGCACCGTCGACTCCGCGGACTGCGACCTCGCCCGCACCGAGCGCCCCGCGATCGGCCGCCCCGTGGCGGGCGGCACCCTCTACATCCTGGACGGGCACCTCAACCCCGTACCGGTCGGCGTCGAGGGCGAGCTGTACGTGGCGGGCTCCGGCCTGGCCCGCGGCTACCTCGGCCAACCGGCAGCCACCGCGAGCCGTTTCGTCGCCGACGCGTTCTCCGCGGACCCCGGCGCGCGCATGTACCGCACGGGCGACATCGCCCGCTGGACCGCCGACGGCCTGGTGGAGTGCCTGGGCAGGGTCGACGACCAGGTCAAGATCAGGGGCTATCGGATCGAACCCGGCGAGATCGAGGCCGTCCTGCTGGAGCACGACCTGGTCGAGCGGGCAGCGGTCGTCGTCCGCGAGGACACGCCCGGCGTACGGCGCCTGGTCGCCTACGTCATCCTCTGCGCCCCGCCGACCGAGCAGGCCGAAGACACGGCCGAGCTGCTGCGCCGCGCCGTGGCCGGCGTACTGCCCGACTACATGGTGCCGTCGGCGTTCGTCCCGGTGGACGGCTTCCCGCTCACCCTCAACGGCAAGTTGGACACCGCCGCGCTCCCGGCCCCCTCCCGGTCCGCGGGGCCGGCCGCGCAGCCGCCCCGGAACCCCGTCGAGGAGCGGCTTGCCACGCTGTTCGCCGAGGTGCTCGGACTGGACACCGTCGGCGTGCACGACAGCTTCTTCGCCCTCGGCGGCGACAGCATCGTCTCCATGCGGCTGGCCAGCCAGGCGCGGGCGGCAGGTCTGGCGATCTCACCGCGCGACGTGTTCGAGCGTCCCACGATCGCGGAACTCGCCGAACGGGTCGACGCCGCCGCACGCGCAGGCACAGCCGCACGCCGGGCCGCCGACCCCGACGCGGGAACCGGCGACATCCCCCTCACCCCCGCGCTGGCCTGGCTGACGGAACAGGGCGGGCCGTTCCGTGCACTGAGCCAGGCGCGGTTCCTCCGCACCCCCGCCGACCTGGACCTCGACGAGCTGCACCGCATCGTCCAGTGCGTCCTGGACCGGCACGACCTGCTGCGCTCAACCTTCGCCCGGGCCGAGAACGGCGCGTGGCGCCTCGAGGCCGCCCCCGTGGGCTCGGCCCGCGCTGCCGACTGCGTACGGCGAATCGACGCCGAGCGGCTGGACCACACGGCGATCGGCACGCTGGTGCCGGAGGCGTTCGACGAGCTGGTCGCCGAGCTCGACCCGGCGTCCGGGGCGATGGCGCGGTTCCTGTGGTTCGACGCGGGCTCCGGTCGCGAGGGACGTCTCCTGATCGTGCTGCACCACCTGGTGACCGACGCGGCGTCCTGGGGCGTTCTGGTCGCCGACCTGGCCGCCGCCCGGGAGGGCAGGGCCCTGTCGCCCGCGGGCACGTCGTTCCGCGAGTGGGCGCGGGCACTGCAGGACCTGGCGCAGAGTCGAGCTGCCGAACTCGCCTTCTGGAAGGGCGTGCTGGACCGGCCCGAGCCGCCTCTCGGAGGAAGACCACTCGACCCCGCACGGGACACCAGGGCAACGATCCGCAGGCACTGGACCACGCTGGGCCCGGACCGCACCGCACCCCTGACCGCCACTGCCGTCCAGGACGTGCTGCTCACCGCACTGGCGCTGGCGGTACCGGCCTGGCGCACCGCACCCGATTCCGCCGACCCGACCGACGCCTCCCTCCTGATCGCCCTGGACGGCCACGGCCGCGAGGAACACCTCCTGCCCGGGGCAGACCTGTCCAGCACCCTCGGCTGGTTCACCAGCGTCTTCCCCGTCCGGCTGGACGCCGGCGCCGCGCCCGGAGCGGACCAGGTGCGACGCATCCGCGACCAGCTGACCGCCCTGCCCGACAAGGGAATCGGCTACGGCCTGCTCCGCCACCTCAACCCGGACACGGCCGCCCAGCTCTCCCCACTCCCCGAGCCGCAGGTCCAGTTCAACTACCTGGGCCGGATGACGATGGGCGAGCGCCAGGAGACCCCCCTGTTCACGAGCGCCCCGGAGACCGGAGCCATGGGCAGCGGCGCCGACCCCGAAATGCCGGCCCACTACGCCCTCGTCGTCGACGCGGTGATCACCGGAACCGACCTGTCGGTGTGCTGGCAGTGGCCGGAGCGGCTCTTCACCGACGCGGAGATCCAACGGCTGGCCGCGCTCTGGATCTCGTCCCTCGAACTGCTCCTGAAAGGCGGAGACCAGTGACGGAGACCCCCACCGCCGACCTCGCGGCCCGCAAGCGCGAACTTCTGCGCCGCAGGCTGGAGAGCGCCGGCCTGGCCGACACCGCGGCCCGCTCCGAGCGGATCCCACGACGCCCCGCGGACACGGCCCGGCTGCCGCTGTCGTACGCGCAGTCCCGGATGTGGCTGCTCCAGCAGCTCGACCCGGCCAGCCCCGCGTACAACGTCTGTCTGGCCATCCGCCTGCGCGGCCCCCTCGACTCTGGGGCACTCCGCACGGCCTTACAGGGCCTGATCGACCGCCACGATGTACTGCGCACCCGCTACCCCGCCGCCGAGGACGGCACGCCGGAGCAGATCGTGGACGCGGTGGCGGAGGTCGACTTCGCCACCGCCGACCTGCGCGCACTGCCGGACGAGAAGCGGGACCGCCGGGCGACGGAACTCGCCCGCACCGCCTCGGCGACCGCTTTCGACCTGGCTGCCGACCACCCGTTGCGCACCCTGCTCATCCAGCACGCCGAACAGGACCACACCTTGGTCTTGACCGTCCATCACATCGCCTGGGACGGGGGGACGTTCAACGCGCTCTCCCGCGACCTGAGTGCCCTCTACCGATCGGCGGCCACCGATGAGCCGTCGGGGCTCGGTCAACTACCGCTTCAGTACGGCGACTTCGCGCACTGGCAGCGCACCACCTGGACCGACGAGCGACTCGCCGAGCACCTCGACCACTGGCGAACCGCCCTGGTCCCCGCACCCCGCCCTCTCGCCCTGCCCACCGACGCCCCACGTACCGCCCGCCCCACCGCGCACGGCGACCGCCGCTTCCACACCTTCGCCCCCGACGTCACCGACCGGCTCACCGCCTTCGCGCGGGGCGCCGGCGCGACCCC is a window from the Streptomyces sp. NBC_00299 genome containing:
- a CDS encoding non-ribosomal peptide synthetase; this encodes MSKAPGDDGSLVEDVLPLSPLQQGLLFHALFDEGAQDVYTMQSLVEIEGPLRPALLRTAAEELFARHANLRSAFLHEDLDEPVQVVLKQVPVHWTDAGACDDAALSRMIEADAAARFDLTDPPLLRLTLTELAPDRWLLVLTNHHLLLDGWSIPLLVRELLQLYAAQLAPGTTAPLPAVRPYRDFLAWLASRDREASADAWRTALAGAAPTVLASSAAGMVPVPPELHTLRLTEELTGRVQDFARSRGVTVNTVVQGLWALLLARLTGRTDVVFGATVAGRPAELAGVESMIGLFINTVPVRVTVPPGERAGAFLRRLQHEQSKLMDHQHLGLTEIQRIAGTGDLFDTLLVFENYPIDETAVAEAEASAGLRIVEVKGSGATHYPLTLAVLAEQQLGVVFEFRPDCYDRTTVEQLAGRFERLVLAVLADPEAPLAALDVLAPEERTALLAGGAEERLPVRYRTMPEAFEAQAARTPDAVAVVGDGQSLTFEQLNTEANQLARHLVELGAGPERIVAFALPPTPDIMAVLLAIQKAGAAYLPLDPAWPQERIAGMLADASPVALVTTTAATPFKGLGAAALATPPSGGDQPPATGSRSPAFPPTPCVVLDAPDTCQRLADTPSSNLTDTDRSEPLLPEHPAYVIYTSGSTGRPKAVAIPQRAIANLFAAHNAALHEPASTAVGGRPLRIGHAWPIAFDASWQPMLWMFAGHELHMVPEDVRRDPAALRDFLSRHGIEFIELSPSLLGELVAQGGDWQAELKVLGVGGEAVPPDLWRTLRDTDGLAAHNLYGPTECTVDSADCDLARTERPAIGRPVAGGTLYILDGHLNPVPVGVEGELYVAGSGLARGYLGQPAATASRFVADAFSADPGARMYRTGDIARWTADGLVECLGRVDDQVKIRGYRIEPGEIEAVLLEHDLVERAAVVVREDTPGVRRLVAYVILCAPPTEQAEDTAELLRRAVAGVLPDYMVPSAFVPVDGFPLTLNGKLDTAALPAPSRSAGPAAQPPRNPVEERLATLFAEVLGLDTVGVHDSFFALGGDSIVSMRLASQARAAGLAISPRDVFERPTIAELAERVDAAARAGTAARRAADPDAGTGDIPLTPALAWLTEQGGPFRALSQARFLRTPADLDLDELHRIVQCVLDRHDLLRSTFARAENGAWRLEAAPVGSARAADCVRRIDAERLDHTAIGTLVPEAFDELVAELDPASGAMARFLWFDAGSGREGRLLIVLHHLVTDAASWGVLVADLAAAREGRALSPAGTSFREWARALQDLAQSRAAELAFWKGVLDRPEPPLGGRPLDPARDTRATIRRHWTTLGPDRTAPLTATAVQDVLLTALALAVPAWRTAPDSADPTDASLLIALDGHGREEHLLPGADLSSTLGWFTSVFPVRLDAGAAPGADQVRRIRDQLTALPDKGIGYGLLRHLNPDTAAQLSPLPEPQVQFNYLGRMTMGERQETPLFTSAPETGAMGSGADPEMPAHYALVVDAVITGTDLSVCWQWPERLFTDAEIQRLAALWISSLELLLKGGDQ